In one window of Anopheles arabiensis isolate DONGOLA chromosome X unlocalized genomic scaffold, AaraD3 X_pericentromeric_contig0035, whole genome shotgun sequence DNA:
- the LOC120908202 gene encoding casein kinase I-like, producing MVVNLSTYRIEGEFDAGGCGTVLVGSHARSKQPVVMKMASKEVDRLLLATERRIYARLPKARGWPRLIDAGTYRKRDVLVLERLGPSLQDLLNLCGGRFGLKTVSQLALQLLDRLETFHELGYVHRDLKPDNVLLGRGTTRKTLHLIDFGLAEPYRHPRTGEHIAQDAFFPFAGTIEFAPVFAHLEYTPSRRDDILSLAYMLVFLLRGGLPWYGTEERFDPDEALLLKLRITPSELCRGLPAEFQRLTEYALQMEFCDAPDYTELKRMFRNLLRQHSMQHDLHFDWNRFGC from the coding sequence ATGGTGGTGAATCTCTCCACCTATCGGATTGAAGGCGAATTCGATGCTGGTGGCTGCGGCACGGTGTTGGTGGGCAGCCATGCCCGCTCCAAGCAGCCggtggtgatgaaaatggccAGCAAAGAGGTGGACCGGCTCCTGCTCGCCACGGAGCGCCGGATCTATGCGCGGCTGCCGAAGGCTCGTGGATGGCCCAGACTCATCGACGCCGGTACGTATCGCAAACGCGACGTGCTGGTTTTGGAGCGCCTGGGGCCATCACTGCAGGACTTACTGAACTTGTGCGGAGGACGCTTCGGTCTGAAGACGGTTTCGCAGCTAGCGCTGCAACTGCTCGACAGGCTGGAAACATTCCACGAGCTGGGGTACGTTCACCGCGACCTGAAGCCGGACAATGTCCTGCTGGGTCGCGGAACGACCCGCAAGACGCTGCACTTGATCGACTTCGGTCTTGCCGAGCCGTATCGGCACCCACGCACGGGGGAACACATAGCGCAGGATGCGTTTTtcccgttcgccggaacgatcgAGTTTGCACCAGTGTTCGCTCATCTGGAGTATACACCGAGCAGGCGAGATGACATTTTGTCACTCGCCTACATGCTGGTGTTTTTGCTCCGCGGAGGCCTACCGTGGTATGGTACCGAGGAGCGATTTGATCCGGACGAGGCACTGCTTCTGAAGTTGCGCATTACGCCTAGCGAGCTGTGTAGAGGACTGCCGGCTGAGTTTCAGCGGTTGACCGAGTACGCGTTGCAGATGGAATTCTGCGACGCGCCGGACTATACCGAGCTGAAGCGGATGTTCCGGAATCTGCTGCGCCAACATTCCATGCAGCACGATTTGCATTTCGATTGGAACCGGTTTGGCTGCTAA